One genomic window of Geoanaerobacter pelophilus includes the following:
- a CDS encoding PSP1 domain-containing protein → MRIVKVQFTHAGKLYDFNAGDLQIKAGDQVIVETERGRSIAAVVVPPTEYDDPVVPDGIKKVMRMAHAEDLAALERIRAKEAEAFTFCQAKVSERSMEMKLVKVEYLFDGSKAIFFFTADGRVDFRELVKDLAHQFHTRIEMRQIGVRDEAKMVGGIGICGRELCCATFLRDFAPVSVKMAKEQSLALNPTKISGQCGRLLCCLGYEFETYCSLRQGLPKCGKRVQCGCNEGEVIKVDILRSCFTIKTDDDRQVEICKDELPPDSIIERPKKQPVPEKAKNEPKPEPASGTKPRREKRRDRDRGRDKDKDKDKPREKQ, encoded by the coding sequence TTGCGAATAGTAAAAGTTCAATTCACGCACGCCGGAAAGCTGTATGACTTCAATGCCGGTGACCTTCAGATAAAAGCCGGGGACCAGGTAATCGTTGAAACAGAACGTGGGCGCAGCATTGCAGCAGTGGTTGTCCCGCCGACAGAGTATGACGACCCCGTTGTCCCTGACGGTATAAAAAAGGTCATGCGGATGGCCCACGCCGAAGACCTTGCCGCTCTGGAAAGAATCCGCGCCAAGGAGGCAGAGGCGTTCACCTTCTGCCAGGCCAAGGTTTCCGAACGCTCGATGGAGATGAAACTGGTAAAGGTCGAGTACCTGTTTGACGGCAGCAAGGCTATCTTCTTTTTCACCGCTGACGGCAGAGTCGATTTCCGGGAGCTGGTCAAAGACCTGGCCCACCAGTTTCACACAAGGATTGAAATGCGCCAGATAGGGGTCCGCGACGAAGCCAAGATGGTAGGCGGAATCGGCATCTGCGGTCGTGAGCTCTGCTGCGCCACATTCCTGCGCGATTTTGCCCCGGTGTCGGTAAAAATGGCCAAAGAGCAGAGCCTTGCCCTCAACCCAACCAAAATATCCGGTCAATGCGGCCGGCTGCTCTGCTGCCTGGGATATGAGTTCGAGACTTACTGCAGCCTGCGACAAGGACTGCCCAAATGTGGCAAAAGGGTCCAGTGCGGTTGCAACGAAGGAGAGGTCATTAAGGTTGATATCCTTCGGAGCTGTTTCACCATCAAGACCGATGATGACCGACAGGTTGAGATCTGCAAGGATGAGCTACCACCCGATTCGATAATTGAACGCCCCAAAAAGCAGCCAGTCCCTGAAAAGGCAAAGAATGAGCCGAAACCTGAACCTGCGTCCGGCACCAAGCCCCGCAGGGAAAAACGCAGAGACCGTGACAGAGGGCGCGATAAAGACAAGGATAAAGATAAACCCAGGGAGAAACAATGA